GCCGTTGTGCAAGACGTGAATCCTCTCGTGGGGAATCCGCTTCACCTGCGTTAGGTACTCGAGCTGCCCGCGCGCTACCGCCACCCAAGCACTCGTGAAGGGGGCGAGGAGTTGGTTGACCCGGTGCTTCGCCGGCGTCATGTCGCGCTCGCCCGTCGAGTGTTCCGCGACGATCCGCACCGGCGCTCCCCCGAGCACGGCCGCGAGACGTCCGACCACGCCGGTGCTGAAGCCATGGCTGAGGACGATCCGGACTCTCTCGCGGCGGACGAGCGCGAGAGTGCGCCAGAGAAAGGCGGCCTCGAGGCGGCGCGGCCCGGAGAGCAAGTGCACGGCGATGCCGGCGGCTTCGAGCCCTTCCGCCACCGGCCCGCGCTCGTGCTGGCAGGCCACGAGCGGCCGCCAGCGCCGCCGGTCGAGCCGGCGTGCCAGAGCTTCCACCTGGCGCTCGGCACCACCCACTCGCAGCGAGGGAAAAAGAAAGAGAATGGGGACGGGTGGCGTCATGCCCCACGAGCGCGGCGCTAGAAGATGAACCCGGCGGTGACGGTGAGAACCTGGTTCTTGGCATCCGTGAACACCGGGGAAGGCCTCTCGGCGATCCCCGTGAAGCCGTGGCTGTAGCCGATCTCGAGAAAGCTGCGATAACGTCCGGGGAACTCCACGCCGCCAGAGACATAGAGGGCGACCTCGCTCCCCTTCGTGTCATCGTCGATGTCGGTTTCGATTTTCCCGAACTGGCTTGTCTCCGCCTCCATCTTGGACGAGAGCAAAAAGCCGAACTGGGGCCCGACCTTCACGAAGGGTTTGATGCGGAGATCCGGCGCGCTCACCTTGAGGAGGAGCGGGATGTACAGGTAGGTCAGCTTGAACGTCGCTGCACCCGAGACCTGCTGGTTGAAGAACGTGCCCGAGCCCTTGATCTCCCCACCCTGGTCCGCGACCGCCAGTCCCAGCTCGACGGCGAACATGGGGGTGAACGGATAATCCACGTTCCCGGCGGCGAAGTAGCCGTAACGGTCACCCGTCTCGATGTTCGGTGCCAGGTCCTCGTAGCCGAGCCAGGCGACGGTGGCACCGACCCGGACGCCCACTGGAATGGGGAGGCTCGCGCTCGCGCTCGAACCGGCCACCAGCAGCACGAGCCCAGCGGCGATGCAAGCGAGGAGCGGACCCCGGCGGGCCCAGGGGTGCGCCGAGCGAGTTCCCACGACGGCATCCTTTCTCGAGAGGATCATTCCACGACGTCGCTTCCCAGCAGATACCACGGTCTGCAGGGCGTCGCAAGCTGGATCATACTCCAGGTGCGACATCGACCCAGCAATGCACCTGGTGTGCCGGCCCCACCTGCCGCGCTTCTGGGTACTGCACGTGACAGATTTCGGTGACGTGGGCGCAGCGCGGGGCGAAAGGACAGCCCGGGCCGAGCGCGGTCGGGTCCGGCGGCCGGCCGGGAATGGGAGGCAGCCGGTCACGGTCGCCGCTGAGTCTGGGCAAAGAGCGCAGGAGCGCGAGCGTGTACGGATGACGCGGCGTGGCGAAGAGCGCCGCCGCTGGCGCCTGTTCCACGATGCGCCCGGCATACATCACCGCCACTTCGTCGGCCACTCCCGCCACGACTCCGAGATCGTGGGTGACGAGCACGACCGCGGTGCCGTACTCCCGGCGCAGATCACCCACGAGTGCCAGGATCTGCGCCTGCACCGTGACGTCGAGGGCGGTCGTCGGTTCGTCGGCGAGCAGCACCTCGGGCCTGCCGAGGAGCGCCATGGCGATCATCACCCGCTGCCGCATGCCGCCGCTCATCTCGTGCGGATGGCCGTCGAAGCGGCGTTCGGGCTCGGGAATGCCGACGCGGGCCAGCATCTCCACGGCGCGGCCGCGGGCGGCGCGCCGGCCGAGGCCCTCGTGCTCCTCCAGCACTTCCGTCAGCTGTCGGCCGATCGTGAGATACGGGTTGAGCGACGTCATCGGGTCCTGGAAGATCATGGCGATGCGCTTGCCCCGGATGGCGCGCATCTGCCGTTCGGGGAGTGCGAGCAGGTCGCTGCCGGCGAGCTCGATGCGCCCGGAGACGATGCGCCCCGGCGGCTGCGGCACCAGCCGCAGGATGGACAGATTCGCCACGCTCTTGCCGCTGCCGCTTTCCCCCACGATGCCGAGAACCCCGCCGCGCGGCAGGGTGAAGGAGACGCCGTCCACGGCGCGGACGACGCCAGCTTCGGTGTCGAACACCGTGTGCAAGTCCTGCACGCGGAGCACTGCCGTGGCTGACCTTGCCGCGCCCGCGCTCAGTGGCTCTCGACTCATGCGCACCTCAGTCCTGCCGCAGGTGCGGATCCAGCGCGTCGCGCAACCCGTCCCCGAGGAAGTTGAGGCTGAAGAGCGTCAGCGCCAGCGCCAGCCCGGGGAAGAACGACAACCAGGGGAAGAAGGCGAGGACCCTGGCGCCCTCGTTCACCAGCGTGCCCCAGCTCGCCTGGGGCGGCTGCACGCCCAACCCCAAGAAGGAGAGGAAGGCTTCTTGCAGCATCACCGCCGGCACGGTGAGCGTGGCATAGACGATGATCGGTCCGAGCGTGTTCGGCACCACGTGCAGGAAGATGATGGTGAACGGCCCTGTACCCATGGAGCGCGCCGCTTCGACGTACTCCTGCTGCTTGATGGAGAGCACCTGGCCGCGCACGATGCGCGCCATCGTCAGCCACTGCACGAGACCCAGCGCCACGAAGAGCATGACCAGGCTGCGGCTGAAGTAGACCATGAGGAGGATGACCAGGAACATGTAGGGCAGCGAATAGAGCACGTCCACGCCGCGCATCATGAGCTGGTCGGTGCGGCCGCCGAAGTAGCCCGACACGGCACCGTAGCTCACGCCCACGGCGAAGCTGACCAGCGTCGCCACCAGACCCACGAGCATGCTGATGCGACCACCGTAGAGGACGCGTGACAGCAAGTCCCGCCCCAGGACATCGGTGCCGAAAAGATGCGCCCGGCTCGGCGACGTGGCGCCGAGCTCCAGGTCCTGCAGCGCCGGATCCTGCAGGCCCGGGAGCACCGGCGCCAGGAACGCCAGGATCCCGAGGGCGAGCAGGAAGACGCCGCTCGCCACCGCCACGCGATTGCGGCGGAGTCGCCTCCAGGCGTCGCGCCACAAGCTCGTGCCGTCTTTCATGTCGCTCGGAGTCTTCATTCCAGCTGCACCCTCGGGTCCAGGA
This window of the Candidatus Krumholzibacteriia bacterium genome carries:
- a CDS encoding porin family protein translates to MGTRSAHPWARRGPLLACIAAGLVLLVAGSSASASLPIPVGVRVGATVAWLGYEDLAPNIETGDRYGYFAAGNVDYPFTPMFAVELGLAVADQGGEIKGSGTFFNQQVSGAATFKLTYLYIPLLLKVSAPDLRIKPFVKVGPQFGFLLSSKMEAETSQFGKIETDIDDDTKGSEVALYVSGGVEFPGRYRSFLEIGYSHGFTGIAERPSPVFTDAKNQVLTVTAGFIF
- a CDS encoding ABC transporter ATP-binding protein — encoded protein: MSREPLSAGAARSATAVLRVQDLHTVFDTEAGVVRAVDGVSFTLPRGGVLGIVGESGSGKSVANLSILRLVPQPPGRIVSGRIELAGSDLLALPERQMRAIRGKRIAMIFQDPMTSLNPYLTIGRQLTEVLEEHEGLGRRAARGRAVEMLARVGIPEPERRFDGHPHEMSGGMRQRVMIAMALLGRPEVLLADEPTTALDVTVQAQILALVGDLRREYGTAVVLVTHDLGVVAGVADEVAVMYAGRIVEQAPAAALFATPRHPYTLALLRSLPRLSGDRDRLPPIPGRPPDPTALGPGCPFAPRCAHVTEICHVQYPEARQVGPAHQVHCWVDVAPGV
- a CDS encoding ABC transporter permease, producing the protein MKTPSDMKDGTSLWRDAWRRLRRNRVAVASGVFLLALGILAFLAPVLPGLQDPALQDLELGATSPSRAHLFGTDVLGRDLLSRVLYGGRISMLVGLVATLVSFAVGVSYGAVSGYFGGRTDQLMMRGVDVLYSLPYMFLVILLMVYFSRSLVMLFVALGLVQWLTMARIVRGQVLSIKQQEYVEAARSMGTGPFTIIFLHVVPNTLGPIIVYATLTVPAVMLQEAFLSFLGLGVQPPQASWGTLVNEGARVLAFFPWLSFFPGLALALTLFSLNFLGDGLRDALDPHLRQD